In Desulfomicrobium macestii, the following proteins share a genomic window:
- a CDS encoding baeRF7 domain-containing protein, giving the protein MDRILHDDFQSLFLNENSGWCVSLFLPTFRAGRETEQNSIRFKNLLRKAEKILVENGVENAERQKMLAEPEALIQDRSFWDHQSDGLAMFFSAEKFGFFRLPVTFEELTVVPKRFHVKPLLPIQAADGVFYVLTLSQNNVRLLECTQHSIDEVDLGDLPQNLEETIPDGATDKQLQFHTGTPSGTGSDARSAVFHGQDAGNETKIRMSRWFRMIDDRVKELVVDVRAPLVLAGVDSLFSIYREASSLQNLIESGISGNADKLKSEELHTQAWVLVEPFFKKSRDEAVARFRQLEGSGKTSTDLSQTLAYAHHGRIEVLFVAVGVQVWGTFDPQSEHAEIHDFQTGDDGDLLDLAAIQALAKGAVVYALPQDQMPMPEYLAAILRY; this is encoded by the coding sequence ATGGATAGAATACTGCACGATGATTTTCAGAGTTTATTTTTGAATGAAAATTCAGGATGGTGTGTTTCTCTTTTCCTGCCGACATTTCGGGCCGGGAGAGAAACAGAACAGAATTCGATACGTTTCAAAAATCTTTTGCGAAAAGCTGAAAAGATACTCGTCGAAAATGGGGTCGAAAATGCGGAAAGGCAGAAGATGCTCGCGGAACCGGAAGCCCTGATTCAGGATCGATCATTTTGGGATCACCAAAGCGATGGTTTGGCCATGTTTTTTTCAGCCGAGAAATTTGGTTTTTTCAGGCTGCCTGTGACTTTTGAAGAGCTGACGGTTGTTCCCAAACGGTTTCATGTCAAACCGCTATTGCCCATTCAGGCCGCAGACGGTGTTTTTTATGTCCTGACGCTCAGCCAGAATAACGTCCGGCTCCTGGAGTGCACGCAGCATAGCATCGATGAAGTCGACCTCGGCGACCTGCCGCAAAACCTGGAAGAAACCATTCCGGACGGAGCAACTGACAAACAATTGCAGTTCCATACGGGCACTCCTTCAGGAACCGGCTCCGACGCACGGTCAGCGGTTTTTCATGGTCAGGACGCAGGCAACGAAACAAAGATCAGAATGTCGCGCTGGTTTCGCATGATCGATGACAGGGTAAAAGAACTTGTTGTAGACGTACGCGCTCCGCTTGTGCTGGCCGGAGTTGATTCCCTGTTTTCAATTTACAGGGAAGCAAGCAGCCTTCAAAATCTGATTGAATCAGGAATTTCTGGCAATGCAGACAAGCTAAAGTCCGAAGAATTGCACACCCAGGCATGGGTGTTGGTCGAACCGTTCTTCAAAAAGAGCAGAGACGAGGCAGTCGCGCGTTTTCGCCAGTTGGAAGGAAGCGGGAAAACATCCACGGATCTGTCCCAGACCCTGGCTTATGCTCATCACGGAAGGATCGAAGTCTTGTTTGTGGCCGTGGGCGTACAGGTGTGGGGCACGTTTGATCCTCAGTCAGAACACGCAGAAATTCACGATTTCCAGACGGGTGACGACGGAGATCTGCTCGACCTCGCGGCGATCCAGGCATTGGCCAAGGGAGCAGTGGTATATGCGCTGCCGCAGGACCAAATGCCAATGCCCGAGTATCTGGCCGCGATTTTGCGGTATTGA